The genomic stretch catattgaataataacgTCTAACAACTCCTTTGTACCATCTGAAAATTTGACACTAACTTCAGGCTCTGTTTCTAATTTTCTCATTTTGATAACCACTGGATCAGGAGtaatatcttcatctaatGGGTGGACATTTTTAGTGTTTGCCAAAGTTCTTGGTACTGGTGCTGTCATCATAAACTCAACAGAAACTAGGCCTATAACTATATGTgtaacttttaaaaattgatacCTTGCAAACAATCTATATAATGAAAGAAACTCACCAGCTATACTCCATCCTAATAAAGAATGATGAAACCTACTATAGGTTGAaatctaaattaaaataaaactagATGATTCGATAACTTAAGATCGATAAATAATCTAACGTATAAATAGATCATATGATATACAGACtggtaaaaaattacaattaacTTAATTATTTCCCATATTTACGcatcaagaatttttcaatcgTAAAATCTAGGCCTCTGGAAGAGTTTCCTCTTTAGTACATATTGAAAGGGCAGGAAATTCCCAATTTGGTAATATAGCTGGAGTCATCCATGCACAAGTTGTGATAAACGTTTGATATCgaaagaatttattaattaaagattacagaaatgtttatatatgaattgaattataaTACGTTTAAGTTAgtcaattaatttattcttcgtcttcttcttcttctggaGCAACTTGGTAGAAGGCCAATCTGTATTGGTTTTGTTTAGTGGAAACAAATCTAATCCAGTCTCTCAATTGGTTCTTCTTCAAGTACTTCTTAGTTAAGTACTTCAAGTACTTACCAGAGAACTTAGCAGTGGAAACAATAGTAACAATGGAACCGTCTTCTTCAAC from Henningerozyma blattae CBS 6284 chromosome 4, complete genome encodes the following:
- the TBLA0D02450 gene encoding 60S ribosomal protein eL22 (similar to Saccharomyces cerevisiae RPL22B (YFL034C-A) and RPL22A (YLR061W); ancestral locus Anc_8.31) encodes the protein MAPRTTRKQKITKTFTVDVSSPTENGVFDPAAYKKYLIDHIKVEGAVGNLGNAISVEEDGSIVTIVSTAKFSGKYLKYLTKKYLKKNQLRDWIRFVSTKQNQYRLAFYQVAPEEEEDEE